The following coding sequences are from one Candidatus Nitronereus thalassa window:
- a CDS encoding PAS domain S-box protein: MRSKDETLTQAKHLLLTQKLIWEEILKRKDFGSILGTLCLQMEKIISPSICAILLSSDQTKTKTFRMAPSGSIAFCADLDEFDPHEFLEISDMVISQDEVLAFPEVETNAGWSRIHHRINKYGIQSWWSIPIGKKNQQPMGTLVIFHEENHRPSTFEIYALNTAAQLAELAIEQRQNVLDHSTNRTDRFQNLFDSAPVAYLTSTMEGKILSANACAAMLTGLEPDELPGRSELDLYAPTLRGKRKAERLHHWIQHGLEVEKEELELERPDGTRRWVSLTVGLIRDSLGNPIERRSILEDISNQKQAQQLLDEQKSILEMIAKGQPLAHTLLRLCEGIETLTPGIQCAIHQLHNTTLHLLAAPSLPRSYAQTIDGMKIGVGMDSCGTAAYRREPVIVSDIATDPLWHQSRTVALDQGFQACWAIPIVSSDNEVLGTLAMYCLQPRTPCQEDWQIIEASKKLAGIALEQERDRLALQQSEARFRTLYEDNPTMYFTVALNGTVRSVNQFGASQLGFSPDELRGTSVFSLCHPDDLSIVRQTFDAYLHDPSDLENLEFRHVRKDGTVIWVRETIRLIHSKEQEPVLFLVCEDITNQKLTSETLIASEEAIRKLYDITSSPNLDFEARIRALLQLGCERFHLSSGLLAHGVGEDLTLQYIHTPSSSLVEGTTVPMQHTFWGLTIGSPEPIGIEQISELSLPTSVCHSTFNWQSYLGTKVMVGHETYGILCFGSPQVFKGKFSEAEKDFLQLMARWIGTELEQIQAREALEKNHAVLHAVLEGSIDAFYVKNLQGSYLMINSAGARLLGKSPSEVIGKNDFDLLSTEQAIAPRQKDLEILASQQSQTFEEQVTISNVTRTYLTTKSPFYDSAGNIIGIFGNARDITERKRGEEALQLTQQVFDILPDHVSVVGPDYRYRRVNTAYEQVHGLPAQDIIGKHISDLLGQEIFQRDIQPLFNRCLQGESVSYERWFQFHDGYRRFMAVTYSPLWDQDHHQVEAVVVNARDLTPRKHMEEALKESEGRLRVLLDERIRISQDLHDHVLQSIYAVGLMIAAIRKPLETQNFSEVYEFLDQAVLQVNNSITDIRGFIEGLPKDLDDIGDFSTELTNLVQSMSIPDGPTFQLRLDQEALDLLCQQNTLHLVNIARESMSNCLRHAQATESTISLTRENGHLRFEIADNGIGFIPLERSHAGHGLINMKARSEHLQGTMTIRSAPHEGTRVIIHMPTAAPNRGK, from the coding sequence ATGCGTTCCAAGGATGAAACCCTAACCCAAGCCAAGCACCTTTTACTCACACAGAAGCTCATTTGGGAGGAAATCCTTAAGCGAAAGGATTTCGGCTCCATTCTGGGGACCCTTTGTCTCCAGATGGAAAAAATCATTTCTCCTTCAATTTGTGCCATTCTTCTTTCAAGTGACCAAACCAAGACGAAGACTTTTCGAATGGCCCCTAGTGGTTCCATCGCCTTCTGCGCAGATCTTGATGAGTTCGACCCTCATGAATTTTTAGAAATTTCTGACATGGTAATCTCGCAAGATGAAGTTCTCGCCTTTCCAGAAGTAGAGACAAATGCAGGCTGGAGCAGGATCCACCATCGTATAAATAAATATGGTATTCAATCCTGGTGGTCGATTCCAATAGGGAAAAAGAATCAACAACCTATGGGAACTTTGGTGATTTTTCATGAGGAAAACCACCGGCCTTCGACATTTGAAATCTATGCCTTGAACACCGCTGCACAGCTAGCAGAGCTAGCTATTGAACAACGCCAGAATGTACTGGACCATTCCACGAATCGTACCGACCGATTTCAAAACTTGTTTGATTCGGCACCTGTGGCCTATCTCACCAGCACCATGGAGGGAAAAATTCTGAGTGCGAACGCCTGCGCCGCAATGTTAACAGGTCTCGAACCTGATGAATTACCGGGAAGATCAGAACTCGACCTGTATGCCCCTACCCTCCGAGGAAAACGTAAGGCTGAAAGGCTTCATCATTGGATCCAACATGGACTCGAAGTGGAGAAGGAAGAGTTAGAACTGGAACGACCGGATGGCACTCGACGATGGGTCAGCCTCACCGTTGGGTTAATTCGAGATTCTTTAGGAAATCCCATAGAAAGACGAAGCATTCTTGAAGATATTTCCAACCAAAAACAAGCTCAGCAATTATTGGACGAACAGAAATCCATTTTAGAAATGATTGCCAAAGGGCAACCTCTTGCCCATACCCTTTTACGCCTATGTGAGGGGATCGAAACGCTTACACCCGGGATTCAATGCGCGATCCACCAATTGCACAACACGACCCTCCATTTACTGGCCGCGCCTTCTCTCCCTCGCTCCTACGCGCAAACTATAGATGGCATGAAAATCGGCGTGGGCATGGATTCCTGTGGAACGGCCGCATATCGCCGAGAACCCGTCATCGTTTCAGATATTGCCACGGATCCGTTATGGCATCAGAGCCGGACCGTCGCCTTAGACCAAGGATTCCAGGCTTGTTGGGCCATCCCCATCGTCTCATCTGACAATGAAGTCTTGGGCACTTTGGCCATGTATTGCTTGCAACCCCGTACTCCCTGTCAGGAAGATTGGCAGATTATTGAGGCATCAAAAAAATTGGCAGGGATCGCGTTGGAACAAGAGCGCGATCGTTTAGCCCTCCAACAAAGCGAAGCCAGATTTCGAACTCTCTACGAAGACAATCCCACCATGTACTTTACCGTCGCCTTGAATGGGACCGTACGTTCAGTCAATCAATTTGGAGCCTCGCAACTGGGATTTTCTCCTGATGAACTCCGAGGAACATCCGTATTTTCTCTTTGTCACCCTGATGACCTTTCGATCGTTCGCCAGACATTCGACGCCTATCTTCACGATCCTTCCGATCTGGAAAATTTGGAATTTCGTCATGTTCGAAAAGATGGAACCGTCATTTGGGTGCGAGAAACCATTCGGCTCATACACAGCAAAGAACAAGAACCAGTTCTGTTCCTAGTCTGTGAAGATATCACCAATCAAAAACTCACGAGTGAAACCCTTATTGCCAGCGAGGAGGCAATTCGTAAACTCTACGACATTACCTCTTCACCAAATTTAGATTTTGAAGCCCGCATTCGCGCGTTACTTCAACTCGGGTGTGAGCGATTTCATCTTTCATCGGGACTTCTTGCCCATGGCGTCGGGGAAGACCTCACCCTCCAATATATCCATACTCCTTCATCCTCTTTAGTCGAAGGCACCACAGTTCCCATGCAACACACCTTCTGGGGTCTTACTATCGGATCACCTGAACCCATTGGCATTGAACAAATCAGTGAACTCTCATTGCCTACTTCCGTTTGCCATTCCACGTTCAATTGGCAAAGCTACCTTGGAACCAAAGTTATGGTTGGGCATGAAACCTATGGCATTTTGTGTTTTGGCAGTCCGCAAGTCTTCAAAGGTAAATTTTCCGAAGCCGAGAAAGACTTCCTACAATTGATGGCCCGTTGGATAGGGACGGAACTTGAACAAATTCAAGCACGTGAGGCGTTAGAAAAAAATCACGCCGTCCTCCATGCCGTCCTCGAAGGCTCCATTGATGCATTTTATGTTAAAAATTTACAGGGTTCCTACCTCATGATTAACTCGGCAGGTGCCCGATTATTGGGGAAATCCCCTTCTGAGGTCATTGGGAAAAATGACTTTGATCTACTCTCTACTGAACAAGCCATCGCCCCGCGGCAAAAAGACTTGGAGATATTAGCGTCCCAGCAAAGCCAAACCTTTGAAGAACAAGTCACCATTTCCAACGTCACTCGAACTTACCTTACGACCAAGTCTCCGTTTTACGATTCCGCGGGTAACATCATCGGCATTTTCGGAAATGCCAGAGATATCACCGAGCGCAAACGAGGAGAAGAAGCTCTACAATTGACCCAACAAGTCTTCGACATTTTACCAGATCACGTCTCAGTCGTAGGCCCGGATTACCGTTATCGACGGGTGAATACCGCCTATGAACAAGTTCACGGCCTTCCTGCTCAGGACATCATTGGCAAACATATTTCTGACCTGCTAGGGCAGGAAATTTTTCAGCGCGACATCCAACCACTCTTCAATCGTTGCCTTCAGGGAGAAAGTGTTTCCTATGAACGCTGGTTCCAATTCCACGACGGATATAGACGATTTATGGCTGTCACCTACTCTCCATTGTGGGATCAGGATCATCACCAGGTGGAAGCCGTCGTGGTCAATGCCCGTGATTTAACACCACGGAAACACATGGAAGAAGCTCTTAAGGAAAGTGAGGGTCGCCTGCGGGTACTCCTTGATGAACGCATTCGAATTAGCCAAGACCTTCATGACCATGTGCTCCAATCCATTTATGCCGTTGGGCTAATGATTGCAGCTATCCGAAAACCCCTTGAAACCCAAAACTTTTCCGAAGTGTATGAATTTCTAGACCAAGCGGTGTTGCAAGTGAATAACTCCATCACGGACATTCGTGGTTTTATCGAAGGTCTGCCCAAGGACCTAGATGATATTGGAGACTTTTCCACCGAACTGACCAACCTGGTTCAATCGATGTCCATTCCGGATGGACCAACATTTCAATTGCGCCTTGATCAAGAAGCTCTTGATCTGCTGTGTCAACAAAACACTCTGCACCTTGTCAACATCGCCAGGGAATCGATGAGTAATTGTCTGCGCCATGCCCAAGCCACGGAAAGCACCATCAGCTTAACCAGAGAAAACGGCCATTTGCGTTTTGAGATCGCCGATAATGGCATTGGATTCATTCCCCTAGAACGCTCACACGCAGGTCACGGCCTTATCAACATGAAAGCCCGCTCTGAACATTTACAGGGAACGATGACCATCCGCTCTGCTCCCCATGAAGGAACCCGAGTGATTATTCACATGCCAACCGCTGCACCAAACCGAGGGAAGTAA
- a CDS encoding rhodanese-like domain-containing protein translates to MTHNPGFERLVEKIRSRVSECRVREVKDWQDRHEPFHFLDVREDHEWMIDHAQGAVHLGRGILERDIETLIPDKNAKIVLYCGGGYRSVLAAMNLMEMGYTRVASMEGGIKAWRQAGFPVEPGPNSL, encoded by the coding sequence GTGACCCATAATCCAGGATTTGAACGATTAGTCGAAAAAATTCGTTCGCGTGTTTCCGAATGTCGTGTTAGAGAGGTGAAGGATTGGCAGGATCGTCACGAGCCATTTCATTTTCTTGATGTACGGGAAGATCATGAATGGATGATTGACCATGCCCAGGGGGCTGTACATTTGGGAAGAGGAATTTTGGAGCGCGATATTGAGACCCTGATTCCTGATAAAAATGCCAAAATTGTGTTGTATTGCGGGGGAGGGTATCGTTCGGTTTTGGCGGCCATGAATCTTATGGAAATGGGTTATACTCGAGTGGCTTCGATGGAAGGAGGCATCAAGGCCTGGCGTCAGGCGGGATTTCCCGTTGAGCCAGGCCCTAACTCTCTATAA
- a CDS encoding SRPBCC family protein encodes MAIRLIFLLAISLGSLNQTAWSQTEEAWFSSFVTISDNDVATLTADVMLAAPPETVYAVLSDYPNWPDLFAQPPTINTIQRNNNHVRVSMTFKVSFLPIGLRLATDTEEIPTTLLKTTLIEGDFEQYEWIWTFRPLQDPQHTKASVVVHVQPSVWIPHWLLEWVLTSSFTEHLHKLREAVQVRYREQGATTITSAPPNTP; translated from the coding sequence ATGGCCATTCGTTTGATATTTCTGTTGGCAATTTCTCTTGGATCCCTAAACCAAACTGCATGGAGTCAGACCGAAGAAGCCTGGTTCTCCTCCTTCGTCACCATTTCTGACAATGATGTAGCGACCCTGACTGCCGACGTCATGTTAGCGGCTCCGCCTGAAACCGTCTATGCGGTGCTCTCGGATTACCCGAACTGGCCGGATCTATTTGCCCAACCGCCCACCATCAACACCATCCAGCGGAACAATAACCATGTCCGAGTCAGTATGACGTTCAAAGTGTCATTTCTACCAATCGGGTTACGTCTAGCAACCGATACTGAAGAAATTCCCACGACTCTATTAAAAACAACATTGATCGAAGGTGATTTCGAACAGTATGAGTGGATATGGACATTCCGCCCCTTACAAGATCCGCAGCACACGAAGGCTTCGGTTGTGGTCCATGTGCAGCCATCAGTATGGATTCCCCATTGGCTCTTGGAATGGGTCCTCACGTCGAGCTTCACCGAGCATCTTCATAAATTGCGAGAGGCAGTCCAAGTCCGCTATCGTGAACAGGGAGCCACCACGATCACCTCCGCACCTCCGAATACTCCATGA
- a CDS encoding peroxidase family protein, which produces MSINRPTSQSKRFHHHISRWSLMTTCFIFALLGTIPLEGWAIETRTIDGTYNNVQNPEWGSADSQLDRTIDPDYQDDIAQPAEYSRPSPRSISNIVAAQSELRFNDMGATDMVWQWGQFIDHDLDLTTEAHPPEEYDIKIPEGDTYFDPQSSGNEIIPFHRSVYDPNTGTDTSNPRQQLNNITSYLDGSMIYGSDPQRALALRTLDGTGRLKTSKKNLLPFNTDGLPNAGGPDPNLFLAGDIRANEQVGLTTMHTLFVREHNRLAKRIRKRNRHLTGDQIYERARRRVGAFIQVITYNEFIPVLLGPKALSPYGGYNTTVDASAGNIFSTAAYRLGHSMLSPEIFRLKKNGKPIRAGHLALRDAFFAPGLLRQEGGIEPILRGLSRKLAQEVDNYVIDDVRNFLFGKPGEGGLDLVSLNIQRGRDHGLPTYNEARLEYGFTPAADFSQISSDPEIQERLALAYDHQIEMIDVWVGGLAEDHVPGALVGPLFFKILKEQFERFRDGDRFFYKNMYSRYEIKRLENTTLADIIRRNTRIGHEIQDNVFRLSHKKYRKHARDHDD; this is translated from the coding sequence ATGTCAATTAACCGACCAACATCCCAATCAAAACGATTTCATCATCACATCAGCAGATGGTCACTCATGACCACCTGTTTCATTTTTGCACTCCTCGGGACAATACCGCTGGAAGGCTGGGCGATCGAAACCAGAACCATAGATGGTACATACAACAACGTCCAAAACCCGGAGTGGGGCAGTGCCGACTCTCAACTCGATCGAACCATTGACCCCGACTACCAAGATGATATTGCCCAACCGGCAGAGTACAGCCGCCCAAGTCCTCGATCTATTTCCAACATCGTGGCCGCGCAGTCTGAACTTCGCTTCAATGACATGGGCGCAACAGATATGGTCTGGCAATGGGGGCAATTTATCGATCACGACCTCGATCTTACCACTGAGGCCCACCCACCCGAAGAATACGACATCAAAATTCCTGAAGGGGATACATATTTTGACCCCCAATCTTCCGGCAACGAAATCATCCCTTTTCACAGGTCAGTGTATGATCCCAACACAGGGACCGATACCTCAAATCCTAGACAGCAACTCAATAACATTACCTCGTACCTTGATGGCTCGATGATCTACGGTTCCGATCCCCAACGGGCTCTGGCTTTACGAACCTTAGATGGAACCGGTCGGCTCAAGACCAGCAAAAAGAACCTTCTACCTTTCAACACCGATGGCCTCCCTAATGCTGGCGGACCGGACCCAAACTTATTTTTAGCGGGGGATATACGCGCCAACGAACAAGTGGGACTCACCACCATGCACACGTTATTCGTGCGCGAGCACAACCGGTTGGCAAAACGTATCCGTAAACGAAACCGCCATCTTACAGGGGATCAAATTTACGAACGAGCACGACGAAGAGTTGGAGCCTTTATCCAAGTCATCACGTACAACGAATTTATTCCAGTATTACTTGGGCCCAAGGCCTTGTCACCCTACGGAGGTTACAATACCACCGTCGATGCCTCGGCTGGGAATATCTTTTCGACCGCCGCTTACCGCCTCGGCCATAGTATGCTGTCACCAGAAATTTTTCGGCTCAAGAAAAATGGGAAACCCATTCGCGCTGGACACCTGGCACTTCGTGATGCATTTTTCGCTCCTGGCCTTTTGCGGCAGGAAGGAGGCATTGAGCCTATCCTCCGTGGCCTCAGCAGAAAATTGGCCCAAGAGGTGGATAATTATGTCATAGATGACGTGCGAAATTTCTTGTTTGGCAAACCCGGGGAAGGTGGTCTTGACTTGGTATCGTTAAATATTCAACGAGGTCGGGACCACGGACTACCTACCTACAATGAAGCACGCCTTGAGTATGGATTCACTCCAGCAGCAGACTTTTCTCAGATTTCATCAGACCCGGAAATTCAAGAGCGTCTCGCGCTAGCATATGATCACCAAATTGAAATGATTGACGTGTGGGTCGGTGGGTTGGCCGAAGATCATGTTCCCGGCGCGCTGGTGGGGCCACTGTTCTTTAAAATCCTCAAGGAGCAATTCGAGCGATTCCGGGATGGAGATCGCTTCTTTTACAAAAATATGTACTCGCGATATGAAATTAAGAGGCTCGAAAATACAACATTAGCCGATATTATCAGACGAAATACGAGAATCGGCCACGAGATTCAAGACAATGTGTTTCGCCTATCACATAAAAAATACCGGAAACATGCCCGGGACCATGACGATTGA
- a CDS encoding response regulator transcription factor, translated as MIQILLVEDHEVVRIGLKTILAQNPQFNIVGEVGTCEEAKQEAVRLQPNVVLMDLRLPDGSGVDACRDILQTCPKTRILFLTSYRDEDSMLAAVLAGASGYLLKEVSPDRLTQAIEMVAEGHSILDQGVIEKVKEWVNKKTQPQAPAKKWDLSPQQFRVLEQVAEGKTNKEIGRFLGLSDKTVRNYLATIFEKLRITRRSQAATMFTKQNLKDSQTPDR; from the coding sequence ATGATTCAAATTTTGTTAGTCGAAGACCATGAAGTCGTCCGCATTGGCTTGAAAACCATTCTCGCTCAAAATCCTCAATTCAATATTGTCGGGGAGGTTGGCACCTGTGAGGAGGCCAAACAGGAAGCTGTTCGACTTCAACCCAACGTAGTCCTCATGGACCTTCGTCTTCCCGATGGAAGTGGTGTCGATGCCTGTCGGGATATTCTTCAAACTTGTCCAAAGACCCGCATTCTCTTTTTAACATCCTATAGAGATGAAGATTCAATGCTGGCGGCAGTCTTGGCCGGGGCATCGGGCTACCTCCTCAAGGAAGTGAGTCCGGATCGTCTCACACAGGCTATAGAAATGGTCGCGGAAGGGCATTCCATCCTTGATCAGGGCGTGATTGAAAAAGTCAAAGAATGGGTCAACAAAAAAACTCAACCGCAAGCCCCCGCGAAAAAGTGGGATTTATCTCCGCAACAATTTAGGGTATTGGAACAAGTCGCCGAAGGCAAAACCAATAAGGAAATCGGCCGCTTTCTAGGACTCAGCGATAAGACAGTGAGAAATTATCTTGCCACAATCTTTGAAAAACTCAGAATAACTCGTCGCAGTCAAGCCGCCACTATGTTCACTAAACAAAACCTCAAGGATTCTCAAACGCCGGACCGCTGA
- a CDS encoding PA0069 family radical SAM protein has product MKLISNPQNPFLSDQRELLEPAPQVDTDVYEEETGSILSRNDSPDLPFRWSVNPYRGCFHACAYCYARPSHEYWGFGAGTDFESKLIVKPNAAEALRTAFMKPSWKGELVVFSGNTDCYQPLEAIHELTRSCLGVCAEFRNPVTIITKSALIQRDLDILKTLNEQAWVRVYFSIPFAENDIARKVEPQTPSITKRFEAMTHLAQAGISTHVFIAPVIPGLNDHDIPSILRRAKEAGAKDASYILLRLNGNVEMVFLERMAQAFPDRIKKIINRLKEVRGGTLTEKKFFKRHQGQGSTWNAIQQLFDTAYRKAGFPLEPDQPIPHTFQRPGHPQQQSLF; this is encoded by the coding sequence ATGAAACTTATTTCCAATCCACAAAATCCATTTCTTTCAGATCAACGAGAGCTCCTCGAGCCCGCCCCTCAAGTCGACACGGACGTCTATGAAGAAGAAACGGGATCCATCCTCAGCCGCAATGACAGTCCAGACCTGCCTTTCCGGTGGAGTGTGAATCCCTATCGGGGCTGCTTTCACGCCTGCGCCTATTGCTATGCGCGGCCCAGCCATGAGTATTGGGGCTTTGGCGCCGGGACAGACTTTGAATCCAAACTCATCGTAAAACCCAATGCAGCCGAAGCCCTACGAACAGCATTCATGAAACCCTCGTGGAAAGGCGAACTTGTTGTATTTTCTGGAAATACCGATTGCTACCAGCCGCTGGAAGCGATTCATGAACTGACGCGTTCTTGCCTCGGCGTCTGTGCAGAGTTCCGGAATCCGGTGACCATCATAACCAAGTCTGCACTGATTCAACGGGACCTTGATATTCTCAAGACCCTGAATGAGCAAGCCTGGGTGCGCGTCTACTTCAGCATCCCCTTTGCCGAGAACGACATCGCGCGAAAAGTGGAACCTCAGACGCCATCGATTACCAAACGCTTTGAGGCGATGACACACCTTGCGCAAGCTGGCATCTCCACGCATGTCTTTATCGCACCGGTAATCCCAGGTCTAAATGACCATGACATTCCCAGCATTCTTCGCCGCGCAAAAGAGGCCGGAGCCAAAGACGCATCCTATATTCTCTTGCGATTAAATGGGAACGTCGAAATGGTTTTTCTTGAACGTATGGCCCAGGCCTTTCCCGATCGAATCAAAAAAATCATAAACAGATTAAAAGAGGTCAGAGGCGGAACCTTGACCGAGAAAAAATTTTTCAAACGCCATCAGGGACAAGGTTCTACTTGGAATGCCATCCAACAGTTGTTCGATACAGCCTATCGCAAGGCTGGGTTTCCACTTGAGCCCGACCAGCCCATTCCCCACACCTTCCAGCGCCCAGGACATCCACAGCAACAATCGCTGTTCTAG
- a CDS encoding PEP-CTERM sorting domain-containing protein, which yields MIVGCSRRGISRMKLAIAAGSLLALFGIASTASALTIDFEGLGANVNIENVNLGGVAISIAGSAEVRTSVGTPGGPLTGSRAIVGNPGTHANPFVGQFLGALAGNVNFVSIALGDFGADSDNLYLRAYNSANGLIGTDFDFLPSGENGGRILSLSVAGIDRIEFGSTGAFENSVLADNLTFEWGTLPNTNPTPEPSSIVLLGSGLAGIIVWRRKKGNV from the coding sequence ATGATTGTCGGATGTTCAAGACGAGGAATTTCACGAATGAAGTTAGCCATTGCGGCAGGTTCGCTTTTGGCCCTGTTTGGTATCGCAAGCACGGCTTCGGCCCTGACCATTGACTTTGAGGGTCTAGGGGCGAACGTGAACATTGAAAATGTCAATTTAGGTGGAGTGGCAATATCTATTGCAGGATCAGCTGAAGTGCGAACTTCAGTTGGTACTCCTGGCGGACCATTGACGGGGAGTCGGGCAATCGTAGGTAACCCTGGTACTCATGCTAATCCGTTTGTTGGTCAATTTCTTGGGGCATTGGCCGGCAATGTAAACTTTGTGTCTATTGCTTTAGGTGACTTTGGTGCTGATTCTGATAATCTTTACTTGCGGGCGTATAATTCAGCCAATGGTTTAATTGGGACAGACTTTGATTTTTTGCCTAGTGGAGAAAACGGGGGGAGAATCTTATCGCTGAGTGTTGCTGGTATTGACCGCATTGAGTTTGGGAGCACGGGTGCCTTTGAGAACAGTGTCCTTGCCGATAATCTCACCTTTGAGTGGGGCACTCTGCCCAACACCAATCCTACTCCTGAACCCAGTTCCATTGTTCTCTTAGGGTCTGGCTTGGCTGGAATTATTGTCTGGCGTCGCAAAAAGGGCAATGTGTAA
- a CDS encoding thiol-disulfide oxidoreductase DCC family protein, protein MDFRDPSSPPDSNGPIILYDGTCHLCTKTVQFVIQRDHRKQFRFASLQSSFSDKFVEQNSEKQERLESMVLIIGDHVYRRSTAALMTAKMLDGWWPILAALLWIPKPLRDMFYHWLAKHRYQVLGKRETCWRPTPDLADRFLDT, encoded by the coding sequence ATGGATTTTCGAGATCCATCCTCGCCACCAGATTCAAACGGCCCAATTATTTTGTACGATGGGACTTGCCATCTGTGCACCAAAACGGTGCAGTTTGTGATTCAACGCGATCACCGGAAGCAATTTCGTTTTGCCTCACTACAATCCTCGTTTTCGGACAAATTTGTTGAACAGAATTCTGAAAAACAGGAACGATTGGAATCGATGGTGCTTATCATCGGAGATCACGTCTACCGCCGATCAACCGCTGCTCTGATGACTGCCAAAATGCTGGATGGATGGTGGCCAATACTCGCGGCCTTGTTATGGATTCCAAAACCGCTTCGAGATATGTTCTATCATTGGCTGGCCAAGCACCGCTATCAAGTCTTAGGAAAACGTGAAACCTGTTGGAGGCCAACCCCGGATCTCGCAGATCGATTTTTGGACACATAG
- a CDS encoding S16 family serine protease has translation MFTPPRYSNMLGIGFAMAFSLALIAPSSASPLPGPTQIRHQSVPILGVTLNKAQQPVGIVMYVMIHFQKRPDHDGLKVQFRKVPGRFGPLARKGVATAIDRAARAARLQDDSWTVVLEFPYSGLTMFGDSLSAMVALSVVALAKGETVQYGRTLTGTITENGKIGTVTGIPYKVYAAYSEQLERVLIPDEPHPLDGEWRIPFLMHVSFVGTLEQAYQGLTDHPLFPNPVSP, from the coding sequence ATGTTTACACCCCCACGATATTCAAATATGTTAGGAATTGGATTTGCTATGGCGTTCAGCCTCGCCCTCATCGCCCCATCATCTGCCTCACCCCTTCCTGGGCCAACTCAGATTCGGCATCAATCCGTCCCTATCCTAGGAGTCACACTGAACAAAGCCCAACAACCAGTAGGCATTGTCATGTATGTGATGATTCATTTTCAGAAACGTCCGGATCATGATGGGCTGAAGGTGCAATTTCGAAAAGTTCCTGGTCGTTTTGGACCACTTGCCCGAAAAGGTGTCGCTACGGCCATTGACCGGGCAGCAAGGGCTGCACGGCTTCAGGATGATTCTTGGACTGTTGTCCTTGAATTTCCCTACTCAGGGTTAACCATGTTTGGGGATAGCCTCTCCGCCATGGTGGCATTGAGTGTCGTAGCCCTTGCCAAAGGCGAGACCGTACAATACGGCAGAACCCTCACAGGGACTATTACCGAAAATGGTAAGATTGGAACAGTGACTGGAATTCCCTATAAAGTATATGCTGCTTATTCTGAACAATTAGAGAGGGTCCTCATTCCCGATGAGCCCCACCCTCTGGATGGAGAATGGCGCATTCCGTTCCTTATGCATGTCTCATTCGTCGGAACTCTTGAACAAGCTTATCAGGGATTGACGGATCATCCTCTTTTTCCCAACCCTGTTTCTCCCTAA
- a CDS encoding PEP-CTERM sorting domain-containing protein, producing the protein MIIECSRRSISRMKLAIAAGLFVAMFGVASTASAVTIDFEGFGANVNIENVDLGGVQIFIPGSATVQTSFSVPGLPLSGSRGIEGVPGVQSFPFVGQFLGAIGGNVNFVSIALGDFGVDADSLFLRAYNSVNILIGTDTNFLPAGEVGGRILTLNVAGIDRIEFGSTGDFPNSVLADNLIFRTGTPPSTNPIPEPTSMLLFGTGLVGIITCRRKMAKG; encoded by the coding sequence ATGATTATCGAATGTTCGAGACGGAGCATTTCACGGATGAAGTTGGCTATCGCGGCCGGTTTGTTCGTGGCAATGTTTGGGGTGGCGAGTACGGCTTCGGCTGTCACGATTGATTTTGAAGGTTTTGGGGCGAATGTGAACATTGAAAATGTGGATTTGGGTGGTGTGCAAATATTCATTCCGGGATCAGCCACTGTGCAGACTTCATTTAGTGTGCCCGGACTTCCACTTTCAGGGAGTCGAGGCATAGAAGGTGTCCCTGGCGTTCAATCTTTTCCGTTTGTGGGGCAATTCCTTGGGGCAATAGGGGGCAATGTGAATTTTGTTTCTATTGCATTGGGTGATTTTGGGGTTGATGCTGATAGTTTGTTTTTGCGGGCTTATAACTCCGTCAATATTTTGATTGGGACGGACACCAATTTTCTGCCAGCTGGGGAAGTTGGGGGAAGAATTTTAACTTTGAACGTTGCGGGTATTGACCGTATTGAGTTTGGAAGTACTGGTGACTTTCCGAACAGCGTCCTTGCTGATAATCTCATCTTTAGGACAGGTACTCCCCCAAGCACTAATCCTATTCCTGAACCCACGTCTATGTTGCTCTTCGGGACCGGCTTGGTTGGAATAATTACTTGTCGTCGGAAAATGGCCAAAGGGTAA